The Anastrepha ludens isolate Willacy chromosome 2, idAnaLude1.1, whole genome shotgun sequence DNA window TTacgtatcacaaaaaaaaaggagagaaaaaaaaaacgtagtaCATATTTTTCTCTTGTATTTGTCGTTGACATAACAGGATGAAGTATTGCGTATTGCTAGCACTGAAAacgttttgtttatttctttatacttCAGCAAATGTTTAGCATTTGGAGTTAGCATTTGGTAAATAGTACAAGAGCAAACgttgattttataattatgttttcAAGCGTGATAAATGAAAGTCCATTGAAATaccaacaaaaaatcaaatttgaaaatgaGACTTTGATTTGTAGAATTTGTAGGTGAAGAAGGTTTCTTTAGGTACTACTTGTTTGtgtttagtttattttgttgtattgtTGTATTACTTTGTGTGTATGCCGGCATAAACGTAGGTAGTTATTTCCACTAAAccctttttttacatttaacctAAAAATTAGTATTGATTTCTTGtctcgtttgctttctttttcttttgtcttggtttaacatttttctatttaacTGAATTTAAACATTTCCATTATGATTACTATGATTAATGTAAGTAATGCTTAAGTATCTATTATGAACTTAtgcaacatacacacatatgtttgTTGATTTGCCTATTAACATTGTCTATTTATAATACAGATACACACTTGTTTGCAACTTCAAAAGTATTTACTTTCACATATATTtagattgttttttatgtaactTTATTGTAACTTATTGTAACTTCGCTTTTCCTTGAACTGTGTCTGTATAGATGTCGCCGGTTAATATGGATAAATGGATAAAGGTAGAGTCACGCAAGGTCGAAATTCTTAATACTatacgtatttatgtatatattttattaatgtaaagttttgtatgtatatatgtatgtatgtatatatatttatatgtatgtaataataaagaaaaatttttctaattccaTAAAATTAATCTATAGTGTAAAATTGCCGTTGTAGGCGGATCAAATGAATGATTAATCAAATAAGTAaaggcaacaaaaaataaacaataacaaaaaagcaaaatattgtaagtcatttcttaaataaatagaaaaaaaacattttatgataaaaattgCAGCAAATGTTAGCGAACATAGCCGATTTTGTGTTCATACAAATGTTCCTTGCTGTTGTGGTTATTGCGGCTGTTACATCGTCGTCCTCATGCTCATCATCGAGGCCAGCAATAGTTTATATTGCAAAGGGCACAGCcctcattttgttgttttgtggtGTTGGTGCTTAAGGAAAGTATTCTGTTGGCAGCGACGTTCGCATACAGGCGTCCGGTTCAGCGCTTGAGGCAGCAATGGTCAGCAAATGATTGTTATTAgtgctgttgctgttattggCAGTTGCAACAACTTtcatttgttgctgttgtaattTACTCTCTACATCCGTGTTTATATCATAGTTATGGTTGCTAGACAGCGGAGTATGGACAATATTGCTGCCATTGGCagtgttgtggttgttgttgttgttgctagcagaaattttacttaaattatttgGTGGCTTTACAATAACGGAGGTGGCCACGGCAGTTGCTGGTGCGGAAGCTGCCAAATACTTGTATTTGTGGGTAGCAATTCTGTTGCTGTTATGGCCAATATTATAGTTGTTGCTTGTTCGCTTGTACTTTGTATTTGAATAGTTTGACGCAACCAGCATCTCTGTGTTCCCAGGGTCCATTTTATGCATTGATAATGACTTTGATTTCGCTCTCGCTGCCAGTTCTGTCGTTGTTGTCGAAATCATTTTCGCTGTTCCTATCGCTGTCGCTGTCGCCGTCGCCGCCGTTTCCGCCGCCGCCGACGTTTTGGGCCTTTTTCAGTCACCGAATCGGCTGCATGCTTTCTTCCACCTGCACTGGGTGCACCATTGATCACGGCGTTCCATACCATATACTTTACGGCATTTTTTGTTCTCGCCTCGAGTTCGTCTATTTGGTGAGTTCGGTGAGTGTTTAGTTGTCGTGGCGGCAGCTACATGTTGTGAATGCTGTTGCTGGTTATGATGAGACGTCTGTTGATGATGTTGTGGATTATGGTTTACGTGGGCTGTAGGGAGTGTCACTATAGTTCCGGCAGCGCTGGAGTGCGTCGTTTGTTGGTGGCCATGAATGTGCTGTAGTTGCGGTTGcggttgtggttgttgctgcTGGTTGCTTGGATAATTTGGCGTAATTGTTACTGCCGGtacttggtgttgttgttgctgactgTGATGAGCACCACTATGATGTGCCGTCACCGTGACATTTTGTTGGGACAATTGCTGAAGCATATTGTTGGCACTGCTATTGTTGTGTACGATGGAACTGCTTTGATTGTTACATGCGTTGCCATTGGCGCTGCTATTGCCATTACTGCTAATGCACGCATTCGGACTGCTGCTGTAATTATGATGGTACGTTGGCGATGGATATGGCGCGGTCGACTGGGACGGACGTGGCGATGATCGAGCGTGTTTAATATACTGTGGCTGCGGCTGCTGTTGAAGTTGCTGACTTGAGTTTGTTGTCACCGCTGAAGTGGCGGTTTGCGGAGCTAATACTACCGGTACTGAGGATGACTGCCAGTAGTTGTGGTGAGTTAGCGATGAAGTCGATATGCAATTGTTCTGCATTTGATGGTTATTTTGGCTGTTGCTACTATTGCTATTTGTAATAAAAGTGCCGCCGTGAAATACCGTCTTTCCGTTTATTAGATTTTGACCCTGACTTTGTTGAATCTGTTGCTGTTGATTGACACGTCCTTGCCTGTGAGAGAATGAAATCAATGTCATTATTTGTTTACCATTGAACGTGCGATTAAGTGAGGTTATGTTGTTTATTATACGTTCTGAGCCAATTGATAAAAGATTTGCAAAGCTAAATATCGCACGCTAACCTCTAACGCGACTCAacactaaatatatttaattttaggccgatcatatatacatacatatattatagggTTTTATTACtacttcatgacatttttttctatagatCAGTTGCAACATAAATATGTCCGCGCTTCTTTATAAGTTTAATGTGTGGCACATGCATACTTCTATTACACATTAGTGTATCTACTTTCGCAATATAGAAAACTCACTTATAATTTCCCACTATTTTTCTTTGGTATTCAGGATCTTCGTGTGGTGGCCGTGCCATGTCGCGGTGGCTGAGTGTGGGAGGTGATGTAGGGCTCGGTGTTTTACTATCTTCCTCCTCGTCTTCAATTTCCGTATAGTAGAATTCCTCCTCATGGTCATTTTCGCTGCATGATTCATCGTAATCTGCGGAGCGACGcgcttttttattactttaaataaataaaaaacatatatgtgtgatatattaattaatatattttttcctttttcaaattGTATGTTATTTTTGTCACTGTTGAAGCAATGCTAAAAATCTATTACAAAACTATGCAACCCTTCTTTTCAATGGCGAGCACGAGCACGTGTGCTAAAAAGAGATGACAAGATATGTATGAAAGCAAAGAACGGATGTAGTAGAGCAGCTCGCAGGTATCGTTGCACCAACGGTGAGGAATGAAATGACGCGATTCTTGATTGCTGGCATTCGTGTAGTTGATTTGTGGCCGTGTGGTGCTGTTGTCAAAGTGAAGttcttattttttgcaaatatattgtagtaaggaataaatatataatgctaataaaatcatttcaggatattaaaaacttcttgaaGTATTCTGAAAGAATGGGAAGGTGGTTCATGTTAAAATAATTGCTGGCAATTTAATAAGAGTAATCTAAAACGTGTTCGCAACAAAGAAACCTCaagcgaagaagaagaagacaaaaCGGCATTAATCGAAAGACGCCCGACAAAGCGGTGGAAGTAGCAAACAAAGCGAATCAATAGTAAATTGACAAAGGAATAATCcattggaaataataataaaaccaaattgtCGCGCGTTTGTTGTGAATTTTATGGAGAAATATTAAGTAATTTGCCAGCGAAAACATTAACTCTAACCCCGGACTAAATACATTAGTACCAAAATCTACTGCACTTATTAATATTAAAGGAACATTTCGTTAAGAATCAAGTATATATTCGAGTAATTGCATCGGTTTACTGTGAACTCTTTTCTCTGGTTTTAGAGCCCTGCACGAGTGTAAATGCAATATATAATCAACTTAGCTCAAAAGCATATATTTGGTGGAATAAATCCAAAAGCACGCTTGTTAGGTAATAAATTCGTCAAAGCCAGTAAAGTCAATTACTAGTAGGCAAGGGAAGACATTTTAAGCATCATTAAGCAAAGAAGGATAAGCGGCTGTGTTTAAGAGTAAAGATGTCAACTAATATCAATAACGTTGTTCATGAACGAGTTGAACGCAATAATTCCTCTTCATCCCTGTGTACATTGAATAGCAGCGGTCATAGTAAACACAACAGTGGGGTATTTACAGTATCTAACGTTTGTGGTACCAGCGGTGGCGGCAACGGGGGTCTTAGTGCAGACGGCACTTGCAGCTTTAATGGAGTAGTAATTAGCGAAGTTGTAGATGAGACGAATCTTAAATTTAGTTGCAAGTATAAGAACAGTTGCAGTTTGCTATGCATTTATGATCCTCAAGGAGTGCTGTTAAAAATTACTCTAGGTTAGTATGAGAAGTTGTTcgaatgacaaaaacaaaaaatataaaaattatttcctcaAAATATATTACATTCCTTGAATTTTTTAGATAACGACACTTCGAATGTCCTTAAAGAGTATTTGCTTACTTATGATACGGATGCCGCCCAAATAGGCCGTCAAACCTATGCGCTTTCTCTGGATAGCGACAACTTGGTTTTTCGCTTTACATCTGTCTATGGTAagtcaatttaaataaatgataacCCTATATGTCAAGCTATCAATCTATTTCGTTTTGCAGAACAGCAACGGTTTCGAAAACTAGTCGATAGTGTAAAACATCTTCGACCAAAATCAGTATTTTCACAACGAACTGAAGAGTCTTCCGCTTCACAGTATTTCCAATTTTATGGCTATTTATCGCAGCAACAAAATATGATGCAAGATTACGTTCGAACGAGCACATACCAGCGCGCCATACTTGGGAATTCAATTGACTTTCACGTAAGACCTTATTGCATTTTGATGTATGTACGCCAATAATAACTTTACGCTTGTACAGAACAAAATAGTGTTGGACGTTGGAGCTGGATCAGGAATTCTTTCGTTCTTTGCTGTTCAAGCGGGAGCTGCGAAAGTCTACGCTATTGAAGCATCTAATATGGCACAATACGCACAGCAATTGGTAGATTCAAACAATGTCCAAGATAAAATTTTTGTGATGCCCggtaaaatagaagaaatagaTATTCCTGAAATGGTTGATGTAATCATATCAGAGCCAATGGGATATATGCTCTATAACGAACGCATGCTGGAAACGTATTTGCATGCCAGAAAGTGGCTGAAACCGAACGGCAAAATGTTTCCTACCCACGGTGACTTGCACATTGCCCCATTCTCTGATGAATCACTCTATTCGGAACAGTACAATAAAGCCAACTTTTGGTATCAGTCTGCGTTCCATGGGGTCGATTTAACTACGCTTCATAAAGAAGGAATGAAGGAGTACTTTCGACAGCCTATTGTCGATACGTTTGACATACGCATTTGCATGGCAAAATCTGTACGCCACGTTTGTGACTTTCTCCGTGATAATGAGAATGACTTACACAATATAGGTATGCAAACTATAAAGAATGCTGCTGTACtaccaaatatttaatttcatttgctgCTTCATTTTCAGATATACCACTCCAGTTTCATATTTTGCAAACCGGCATCTGCCATGGACTCGCTTTTTGGTTTGATGTTGAGTTTTGTGGCTCTAGCCAGCAGGTTTGGCTTTCCACGTCGCCAACAGCACCACTGACTCACTGGTATCAAGTGCGTTGTCTATTGCCCATGccgatttttattaaacaaggCCAACTTTTAACCGGGCGTGTGTTGCTTGAAGCTAATCGACGACAATCTTATGATGTGACGATTGACTTACATATAGAAGGAACATTGATATCCTCAAGCAATACGTTGGATTTGAAAAATCCTTACTTTAGATACACAGGTGCACCGGTGCAGGCACCACCAGGAACTAGCACCCAAAGCCCTTCTGAGCAATACTGGTCACAATTAGACACCACCCAGGGAGCTCGAAGTGGTAAGTTTTTGCGCTTATAaatgtgttttgtttgtttttgtttttgctaataaCACTGAATTATTTTAGCAAGCAATTTACCGAATGGCATAACTGTTAATGGACTTTCGGAAACTTCAATGGACATCACACACACGCTTATGAATCCTCACAACTAAATTAAGTAGTTCAAGGCACTTTCGAATTGTGTAAAAACATggtcaattttttattgaaactatTCGATTATGGCTACACGACCATCCGGAAAAGATAACATTTAAATGTCAAGGTGAAATCGTTTAaaaccaatatttatttatttttttgatagatTTAATGCTCGTTTGGATTTggtacacacacaaacacaaatgATTTTAAAGAAATGGACGAAgatagagtatttttttttaaatcagtgaTTTTGTGGTGCGTGGTGGTTTTCGCCAGGATGTATTTGTaagaaaagaatttatttaacctcgaaatgttttttgtaaattagtaCAGACGGCTCTAcagaatatacatatacaaatgactcactcatatacacatatgttttCAGTGCAAACTGATAATACACCAACATACAGAAACCGTAACTAGTAATAGGAAGCTATTGAAGCGATTGGCACTGTAAGCTAAACTTTAAGAAACAATCATGGCAGACTAACAATGTATAGATGTTGTGTTTCTTTAGTAGTAAACATACAGTAAATAGAATGTGtattgaataatttaaatttaaatataataataaaccaCGTAGCTTAAGTGCAAAAAAACGGAGTAACGCGATTGTATTCACGTAGCAATGCAATTTTCAAGATGTTTTACTGTATAACCAAGAGAAATGTTTTATTACcccagatatatacatataaaacgcTTGGCAAGCCTGCTTCTACATATACTGATTTACAGTTACAATAGAAGAGAAGTAAACATTATTGTCAAAGTAAAACTGAttagcgaaaacaaaaaaacaaaagcatttaCCTTACGTCTAACAAATACCGAGACTGCAGCCGTTCAGGTCTTGCATTTGAAatgtaacttaattttttaaattcactttAGTTCCCTTTGCTGTACTCCTATCGTTTGCTAGTTACGCTTGGCATTCAAAATAACTTATTTATATGAAATCGAAGTATGTTACTTTACATTAAGCCTATCCATAAGTTTCTATTAgttagatttttaattttgtgtaagACTAAAGTGGAAGCcaatttttgtgctttttgtatttagtatttAGTTATACATATTAGCACTAAATACATAAACGCGTATTAACTGTACTCCTTAATGTAGGCTGTAGTTCATAGTTCCTAGTTATAAGCGTTGTAAGCATCTACAtccatttaatataaatataaatattaagaacGCCAGCGGGCTCTCATTTTCTAGCATGCGACTTATCGCAATGTTGTGCTTGctgaaattt harbors:
- the LOC128871950 gene encoding myb-like protein Q, which encodes MHQHSAKLKLKNQVNAFSLFITVSPFEVSTPVQQIGSQFITNKSRFRCTWKGCKHIEHTPKKIERHIRNVHLGNKKARRSADYDESCSENDHEEEFYYTEIEDEEEDSKTPSPTSPPTLSHRDMARPPHEDPEYQRKIVGNYKQGRVNQQQQIQQSQGQNLINGKTVFHGGTFITNSNSSNSQNNHQMQNNCISTSSLTHHNYWQSSSVPVVLAPQTATSAVTTNSSQQLQQQPQPQYIKHARSSPRPSQSTAPYPSPTYHHNYSSSPNACISSNGNSSANGNACNNQSSSIVHNNSSANNMLQQLSQQNVTVTAHHSGAHHSQQQQHQVPAVTITPNYPSNQQQQPQPQPQLQHIHGHQQTTHSSAAGTIVTLPTAHVNHNPQHHQQTSHHNQQQHSQHVAAATTTKHSPNSPNRRTRGENKKCRKVYGMERRDQWCTQCRWKKACSRFGD
- the LOC128865333 gene encoding histone-arginine methyltransferase CARMER, which codes for MSTNINNVVHERVERNNSSSSLCTLNSSGHSKHNSGVFTVSNVCGTSGGGNGGLSADGTCSFNGVVISEVVDETNLKFSCKYKNSCSLLCIYDPQGVLLKITLDNDTSNVLKEYLLTYDTDAAQIGRQTYALSLDSDNLVFRFTSVYEQQRFRKLVDSVKHLRPKSVFSQRTEESSASQYFQFYGYLSQQQNMMQDYVRTSTYQRAILGNSIDFHNKIVLDVGAGSGILSFFAVQAGAAKVYAIEASNMAQYAQQLVDSNNVQDKIFVMPGKIEEIDIPEMVDVIISEPMGYMLYNERMLETYLHARKWLKPNGKMFPTHGDLHIAPFSDESLYSEQYNKANFWYQSAFHGVDLTTLHKEGMKEYFRQPIVDTFDIRICMAKSVRHVCDFLRDNENDLHNIDIPLQFHILQTGICHGLAFWFDVEFCGSSQQVWLSTSPTAPLTHWYQVRCLLPMPIFIKQGQLLTGRVLLEANRRQSYDVTIDLHIEGTLISSSNTLDLKNPYFRYTGAPVQAPPGTSTQSPSEQYWSQLDTTQGARSASNLPNGITVNGLSETSMDITHTLMNPHN